Genomic segment of Microtus ochrogaster isolate Prairie Vole_2 linkage group LG5, MicOch1.0, whole genome shotgun sequence:
CACTTGGGGCTTTCTGAAGGAAGGCAGCATGCAGAAAGAGCAGAGGCTTCACAGCCCAGCAACAGGAATCACCATCAATACATAGAGTACAACCTTCTCAAGAGGCTGCTTACAGCACACAGTCACCCCAGTGGTCGGGAATGAGGCATGAGGATTGGAACTCAGGGCTAGCCTATGTGGGACCATCTCCAGAAAAGGGTGATGCAGGCTGTAAGTCTGCAAAAAGTGCAGATACAGAGAGAAGATGAACAGCTCCCTAGGCTGTGCAGTACAGATGTTGAGATTAAAATGACACCATCTTTGATCATAAAGTCATCAGAATGTGATCAAGTTCATCACATAGATTATCTTGTCACCTTtgatttccctttctctctctctctctctctctctctctctctctctctctctctctctctctctcgtttgcttgcttgatgtttgtttctttgtttgcttgcttgttttttatactctttcttctgttttcgtTCCTGAATTTTCTGTAACTAATACTTTCCATTGTGCAGGAATAGAATTATCATAAACTCCTTTGTGTGGTGGTCTCTGGACATGCAGAGCTGAGGAAGACTTCTAGCATTAGCAATGTGCATGCTTGCTGGAAAATCATCTGAAGGTCTCCATACTGACAAAAAAGGAATGGGTTTCCTGCTTGATTCCTTGGGGGCAAGATAGAAGTGCCTGCTGGGAACTATTATTTATGAATACTTAGGGGCATTCAAAGAAGATTGGTAAGAAGTAGTGGTCGGAACTCAGTGTTTggctgttgtttgctttgttttgtttcccgtCAGTTTTACTCTTTTCCTTCATAACtgctctttaaaattcatttctcatTAGTGGGAGCAAGCAAGGTTTCTTCAACAAAATACTTTTAGAGAAAAGTATCTATTTCATCTgtttctaaataagaaaaaaaagcaatggtgCAGCCCATCTATGATTGGTGAGAGGTTTGGGAAGGGAAAAGTCAGATGAACTTTACAAGCCATGAGACCTTCTCAGTCtcggagaaaaaaaaatgtcattgttCCTGAAGCAAGCCAGCTGCCACACAGACTGACAAAACACAATTCTCCCAAAGAAGTCTTCCAGGGAGGTTCATGTTTGAAGGTTAACAGTGTCCGCATCTGGACCATACACGTGAACTTTGAGAGACACTGGGTAGAGCTAGAGTGTAGGAAAGCAATGGAAAGATCCTGCTTTCTGAGAGACTATCAGCCAGGCAGAGCTGATGATAAAGTTACGAAAGTGATTTCATTTCTGAGCAACTATTAATTTATGAAAAGCAAAGAGTGAAACACCAGGGAGCcgacatttctttcttcaaggataaGGCAGTAGGCAGGTACAAAACCTTCGGGGAGAATACTGGGTGACGTTCAGAGGAGCAGCATCCCGGGtgtcacaagaaataaaaacaaatttgttcCATGGAAAAGTCTTTATCATAAAGAAGGAGTGAACCACCTTTGGGAATGGGCTACATATCATTCTTGCTTGGAAGTAGGAAAGGAAACCAACTATTAGTACGTCTGGCTTCTTCCACCACTGTCCCTCttaaacaaagaaagacactCCAAGCTGAAAGGGATCAGCACTTTTAAACAAGGATATTGGTTTCAAAAGCAGGCAACAGTCACATATGAACgcaagacttttttttaagcTGGAGCAGCAGCCCATGGCCATTTCCCCACTAAACAAAGCAGGGTCCTTGGTCGGCTTACACACAAGCTAGCTCCACGACATTTCCCAATCTCAGACCTTGTGCCGGCTTTGTGGTCCCATTAACTCAGACCTTTTCAGAATTCTGTCATTTCATAGAGAACTTCTAGGACTTCCATGTGGTTGTTTAGTCCAGTAAAACTCAAAGACATTCATAGCATCTGATGTAGTCTAGCTAGCGCGTCCCAAGACACCAGGCCCACGTGCCTTGACTTCCTCTACCATCACTGCCCCCTCACTTTTGACAACTGTCTTCCTGTTTGCCGTTGCAGGTTTCACAGCGGCAGCCTCCCTTGTATCTTTGGCTTGGGCCCTAGCCTCCTACCAGAAGGCTCTCCGGGACTCCCGAGACGACAAAAAGCCCATCAGCTACATGGCCGTCATCATCCAGTTCTGCTGGCACTTTTTCACCATCGCAGCCAGGGTCATCACGTTCGCCCTCTTCGCCTCAGTGTTCCAGCTCTACTTCGGGATCTTCATCGTGCTCCACTGGTGCATCATGACCTTCTGGATCGTCCACTGTGAGACGGAGTTCTGCATCACCAAATGGGAAGAGATTGTGTTTGACATGGTAGTGGGCATCATCTACATCTTCAGTTGGTTCAATGTCAAGGAAGGCAGGACACGCTGCAGGCTGTTCATTTACTATTTTGTAATCCTTTTGGAAAACACAGCCTTGAGTGCCCTCTGGTACCTCTACAAAGCTCCCCAGATTGCGGACGCCTTTGCCATCCCGGCACTGTGCGTGGTTTTCAGCAGCTTTTTAACAGGCGTTGTTTTTATGCTGATGTACTATGCCTTCTTCCACCCCAACGGGCCCAGATTTGGGCAGTCACCAAGTTGTGCTTGTGACGACCCTGCTactgccttctctctgcctccagaagtGGCCACAAGCACACTACGGTCCATCTCCAACAACCGCAGTGTTGCTGGCGACCGTGACCAGAAGTTTTCAGAGCGGGATGGATGCGTCCCTGTGTTTCAGGTGAGACCAACCGCACCGCCCACCCCGTCATCTCGACCGCCACGGATTGAAGAATCAGTCATTAAAATTGACCTGTTCAGGAATAGGTACCCGGCGTGGGAGAGACACGTGTTGGACCGGAGCCTGAGAAAGGCCATTTTAGCATTTGAATGTTCCCCATCTCCTCCAAGGCTGCAGTACAAGGACGATGCCCTTATTCAGGAGAGGCTGGAGTATGAAACCactttataaaacagaagaagcCACAAGGTCCCCAAGAAGAGATGACAGCAGGGCTGTGGCAATAGTGACCCTTCATCAAAGAGTAGGGCAACGAGCTATGTGTTCTTAGTCCAAACATTGTCATGGTATGGTTTGATCTTCCATTAGCTGACTGCCTGTGGCTGGTGTCCCATTCAAGCGGGCAGTGCTGAGAGTCTCTTACTCCACCTAAAGGGGCAATGCCAGCCTAATATGACTGTTGTTACCAAATTCCTCCAGCACAGGCTTGGAGCACATTCACCAGAGGGTACCATTATTATGAAAAACATGTTGCCTCTAATCATTAAGGTATTTTGATGGAGTTTACTGATGTTTGCATAAATATGTtcatacgtatacacacacacacacacctccaccaccaccaccatcaccactatgaccaccagcaccaccagcgcTCTATCAAGAGTTGaagtgaagctggagagatgacccagtagttaagagcactgactgctcttccaaaggagccaggtttgcttctcagcacccacttggtggctcataactgcctgcaactccagttcccggAGCTCCAGTGCCCACTGTTCGTCTCCTccggcactgcacacacatggtgcacagacatatatgcaggcaaaatacccagacATGTAAAGTCaaattaaatctcaaaaataagagcTTAGGTGATTTCCTTGATGCGAAGTTCACAACAGACTCCGGGAAGGAAGCAACAGTGCTTAGAAAGATGTCATAAACCATTTTCTCATTGGAAGCCAGTAGCATATGGTGGTGAAGCCTGTGCAGGGGATGGCAAACTCAAGTGTTTACACACACACTAGCATTGATCGAATGGTTCTCTTTCTACACATTTCAGGATTTGTTTCTTACTCTAGGTTTTGCAGTTGAGGGCATCTTTTATGACAGAAATTCTATGCAGCCCATGTGTGGCTTTGGATGAGACCAAGTAGCTCAAATCCATGATGGAAATTAAATTATAGTCATGATTCAGTATTCAATTGCAAAAATACAGTTTATATGCAAAGagcagttgggggaggggcaggaggcaaGTCAGATTCTCAGGTGTGTGCAGTTGGTATCAGAATGCACCCACAGAGCCGCAGAAGAGGGAGGGCTGTTTCCAGGTACAGAGTGAGCATGGCGAGCTGGTGTGATTCTGGAAACCACGTGCCACGTCCTCCTAGTGTCAAACTGTGTCCAGTCCGCAGAACTGATATGGAATCCCCCAAAACAGAGAAGAAGTGGCATCCCAAAGCAGACAAGAGAAGAATCATCAGGTTGTCCAACTCTATACAGACTTACCCTCTCCCACTCAAGGTCAAAGTGACGTGTCTCCTTGAGACTTTGGGAAATCTTTTAGCAGGCGTGAGCACACAGATGCAGTGTGGATGCTTTAGGGAGATGGCCTGGACTGCTTGAGGGCGTACCACTCCATCAGCTAAGATGTGTACTCAAATCATCTGTAAAGTCTCGCTCTTACCACAAGCTTCTGAGTTTTAAATACCTCCGTCCAGCAAGTAAACATTCCCGCTTTCTGTTCTCAGtgtccttggtcatggtgctttgcgTTGCATTAAAAGTGCCGGTCAAACTTTGATAGTATTTTTTTATAGTTGGTGCAGAGTGGAATAACTCATggattatttcaatatttttgtaataaaaatatagggTGTACATATAGGCATTGTTGCTTTTTTTATAGACTTgggattatttaaaatacattaaatgtcATCTTCACTTGGGATGTCAGAATCCAGTCAACAGATTCATCAGCCTGCCTCAACAGATTGAAAACACTTGGCCCTGGAGACATCACCTTCCTTTTTGCAATTTGACGGCCCAGGAATCTGACCAGGGTGCTATCAGAGCATCAAGTAAAGAAGGAAGTGGCCTAATTAGAAAGGGCTTGCGAAAACTGATCAGTGTCTCCCAGGAAATCAAAGATGGAAGTGattttgttcatccatccattaGAACAATCTGACCACAGTGGAAGATGTCTTAAACTTTCTTCCCTGGTTTTATACTAACCCAACTGATATATTAAAGATTAGTCaagtcatcaaaaataaaaaaggaagaaagtcagtTTCATTTAACTCTTCACTGAAAATAGTCAAGATCTAGAGCCACCACCCATAATAAATGAGTCATCCTAAGACTGTGGTCCCCAAAGTAACATCCACAGGAAAGGACAGAGGGCTCAAAGCAATTTTTTAAGACAGACAGTTTTTATCAGACAAATTTCCTAATACTCAATGATTTGACCCTTCAAGCAAGATTTCCACTACAATTCACTAATCTTTTGTTGGAATGGAGAAAATTCCCTTGCTGCCAGTAAAGCTTCAAGGAGGACCCTCATTGTCTAGGCAAATGGTGGGCATTATCCTGTTCCAGTGTAGAAGGAAATCACGATCAATTTGGGCAGTTCTCCGCCGGTGTGCAGAACCATGCGCTATCAACTTCATTAGTTCCAAGACAACTTTTCACTGATGAGCTTTGGAGTCTGCCTTTCCCAAGGGATCTACAGCTCTGATTGTGAGTGAACAGCCATTAATGTCACCATAGTGACCAGCCAAACAAGCCAATGGGAGCACCCGCTCTTGGATCACGTAAGTTCTAACTTCCTTCTCAACTTCATCTCATGTGCAGCATGCTAAGGGTTAAAAGAGCTGTagtataaataggaaaaaaatgtgctGGACTTTGTCTCCGTGGCAATAGAGGTGTAAAAAGCTTGAATTTCCAGTCACTCCCCAAATACAGTAAATATTCGTGGGTCTGACTTGTGGGGAGGATCATGATGTTTCAGTGAATGATAGAGTCTTGTTGAAAAAACAAGTTATCTGCCGTGTTACAGTTGTGGCTCTCCAATGTAAGAAAAGCAAGCAACCATCATAATATCGCTCCAGCAGGACTTAATCTTGTTCTGCCGGTTCAGAGAGCAGACACTGAGCTCAGTCTGCTGTAGAACATAAACTCAGGCTCCAGAGTTAGGAGGTGGGATGCAGTGAGGCAGCATCAATCCACAAATGAGCAATTTTAATTCTTCCTAAAATTGTATTCTCCTCTGACATGAAGCTCTGCACAGAGTAGCTGGAAAATAACCAGAAAGGGTGCGCAATGGCTGGCATCCAGGTGGAAACGAGGGGCTCTGTCTGAGGCTGATAATACTGCCTCGGCGGACTCTACTTCCATTTACTTAAAAGGATAATCTTGCTATCTCATGGCAGTCATTGTTTGCATGGGATAGTGATGttttctaaacagaaagaaaatctctCTAACTAGCGTTTCTGAATTAATCCATACTTAAagaacacacagatatacatcTTAACCATGCTGAGAGTTCATTCGTGTGGAAGAAAAGCAGTTTCCCATGCCTCTTGCTGCCCAAGAACGATGTCCTGGGCATTCCCTAGATACTTACATCATCTTGCTTCCCTGGGTCTTGTCCAGTCCAGCAACCACCTTTTCAGACCCTCTGGGACAGCTCATCTGTGATGAATCCCACTGACACAGCAAATGAAATAAATCCCCTGACTAAGAGCTTAAGATTCTGTAACTCAAGTGTCAGCAACAGGCAAGTTACACAGGTAATTGGAAGATGACTGGACTCTGAGGATAAATGAAAAACAGTGAATCTCTAGGCACACAGTTTATTTTATGCATAAGTGAATATGGGCTAACCATGTGGTTTAGCAGGCCAAGGTGCCTCTAATCCTGATAGTATGGGTTCAgtgccccagaacccacatggtagaagggagaACTAACTGTCAAGTTACTCTCCACATACATGTCGTGGCAGGTGAttgcccacacacatatacattaagtagatagatagatagatagatagatagatagatagatagatagatagatagatagatagatagatgatagatgatagatagtagatagatgatagatagatagatagatagatagatagatagatagatagatagatagatagatagatagataNNNNNNNNNNNNNNNNNNNNNNNNNNNNNNNNNNNNNNNNNNNNNNNNNNNNNNNNNNNNNNNNNNNNNNNNNNNNNNNNNNNNNNNNNNNNNNNNNNNNtagatgatagatagattgatagtagatagatagatagtagatagacaatagatattagatagatgatggatagtacatagatgatagatagtagatagatgattgatagatgatagacagatgatagagatagatagatagatagatagatagatagatagataatgatgatgatgatgatagatagatagatagatagatagatagatagatagatagatagatagatagattatagatttTTGAAGTTTTGTGCCTATAAGATGACTCAGTAATAAAACTTGTCAGTGCACAATGGTGTAAACCTGACCTCAGTTTGCACCCTAAAACCCATGTAAAGTTGAAAGAAGAGAAGTaactctacaaagttgtcctttgacctccacatacacaccgTAGCACACATGTTCTTTCACACAcatgtaatatatacacagacacagacagaaagacggACACTCATATTGTattagtatacacacacaaatacacacacacacacacacataaatttagaAATTCATGGAGTAGCCTAAATCTCCATGACTCTTTGAAATCCCTTATTGCTAACATATAGATGACAAGAATAAAGTACATTCTGTTCTTCAATGCCTAGGAAATGGTATGTTATTGACATGTAACCTTTTAGAGAAGAATCTTCTATGcatccctttttttaaaaatcaactgtcCTTACGGTCCAGGCCTATAAAACATGCAATTCCTTACATTTTAGCTAGGGTGAATTTTACCCTCCTTAAGCTTCTCATCACTTAAGTGGCTTGATTGAGAACTTCTGTGTCACTCCAAAGTTCGCGGAATCCATTGGACTAAGCCAAGGAAAGCCTGTATGTTCACACACGGTTGAGCATGGCTGTGCAGTCACTTTCAAATGCAGCTGATGCTACTGGGGGGATGCAAGTTCTGACACAATGTTTAGACAAGCCTCCGGAGAATTTGTTTCTAATGAACCACTTTCCAGACTAAATACGTACTCCCTTGCTTTCCGCACAAATCTTTGCCATTAGCCATGACTGTTTCTATATAAAGCTTGGAGTAGATGCCtgcatttttagtttttcaaggaGAATTAAAATAGTTCCAACTGTCTATCAGAATCCAGCTCTGGGAGAACAGGGGGGAGCCGGAAGCTGACAACACAGCAGCACTGAGGTGGACCTTGTTATCAGTTTACTGATGGACACAAATCATTTCCCACTCCTTTGACTAGTAATCCAGTGTCACTTTTATAAACAAAGTTGTCACATCTGCCAGCTTTGGACTCGTGGCAGCCCTCTGCTACCCAACATTTGATGCTTCTGTGTGACTAGGAATTGGTGGTTTCACTTTAGTTCCCATTGCTGAGCCTCTTTCCCCAGCCTGTATATCCAAACGGGAGATGACCTAATCACTAGACGacatcctttctcctctctcagacACCTATATTAGCATCAGATAATGACAGCGCTCTCTGCCAACAGGTCTTGTCCAATTGC
This window contains:
- the Xkr4 gene encoding XK-related protein 4, whose amino-acid sequence is GPGGGAGSAALCLRLGREQRRYSLWDCLWILAAVAVYFADVGTDIWLAVDYYLRGQRWWFGLTLFFVVLGSLSVQVFSFRWFVHDFSTEDSATAMASSCQQPGPDCKTVVSGGSAVGEGEARPSTPQRQASNASKSNIAATNSGSISNEATRTSSKHRSASCSFCIWLLQSLIHILQLGQVWRYLHTIYLGIRSRQSGESGRWRFYWRMVYEYADVSMLHLLATFLESAPQLVLQLCIIVQTHSLQALQGFTAAASLVSLAWALASYQKALRDSRDDKKPISYMAVIIQFCWHFFTIAARVITFALFASVFQLYFGIFIVLHWCIMTFWIVHCETEFCITKWEEIVFDMVVGIIYIFSWFNVKEGRTRCRLFIYYFVILLENTALSALWYLYKAPQIADAFAIPALCVVFSSFLTGVVFMLMYYAFFHPNGPRFGQSPSCACDDPATAFSLPPEVATSTLRSISNNRSVAGDRDQKFSERDGCVPVFQVRPTAPPTPSSRPPRIEESVIKIDLFRNRYPAWERHVLDRSLRKAILAFECSPSPPRLQYKDDALIQERLEYETTL